Part of the Picrophilus oshimae DSM 9789 genome, TCCATTAAAATGTTTGATTTGACAACATTTTTTAGATAAAGAACGCGCTTTTTGTATTTTTTTAATTCCCTTTCAGTGTAGCCAGCAGATGCCACGTTAGGTTCTGTGAAAACGGCCCATGGAACATTGATAAGATCTATGGATCTATCAAGGCCAAGTATGTTCTCAACGGCAATGACGCCCTCCCTGCCTGCAAGCGTTTCAAGCTGAAATCTTTGATCGACGCAGTCTCCTGCTGCGTATATCATCTTATTCGATGTCCTTAGATGGTCATCGACTATTATTCCATTTTTATAATCAACGGATGCTGCTTCAAGGTTAATATCTATGTTTGGAACCCTTGAAGTGGCAGCGAGTATTTTATCAAAGCCAGAATATTTTCTATCTGATATTACATAATCATGATCGGCCTCCTTTATATCACCGAAGATGAATTTTACACCGAGGCCTTTCATATGATCGATAAGCATTTTATTTATATCACTGTCAAAGTTCTTTAAAACGTGATTGGATCTGTTAAATACATAAACATCAGAACCGAAATTTGAGAATGCATATGCCATCTCCATGGCAACAGCACCGGAACCTATTATTGCAAGCCTTTTTGGTATTTCGTCCAGGGACCATAGATCATCGCTTGTTATGTAATTTTTTATATTTTCCGGTATATAAGGCCTTGAACCTGTTGCTATTATAAAATTCGTTGCCCTTATTTTAATGTTGTTTACCATTACCTCGTTTTTTGAAATAAATGAGGCCTTGCCCCTGTATAAATCAATATTATGAAAATTTTTTATAACGTTTGTATACTTGTTCTCCCTTGATTTTAAAACGAACGATCTTAAAGACGACATTAATTCATGAAAATTTACACCTGCACTGGATGATATTCCAGGATATCTCGGTTTTAATGCATGATTATACTCCTTTGATGCCTCTATTAAATATTTCGATGGAACGCATCCAACGTTAACGCAGGTGCCGCCAAGATCACCATTGCCTATCAATGCTATCCTCATTCCATTGTATGTTAGCTCGCTTGCCCTTATTGCGGCTGCAAAACCGGCAGCACCCCAGCCTATTATGCCAAGATCGTAATCATTCATCTTTTATCTCCCTTACCTGTGCCTTGTACCTTCCACTGAAAACTTCCAGGGACGGAATCTTATAAGGATCAATGCTATCATCGATTTCCAGGCTTGCGTTTCCATCAATTGAAACTTTAACGTTTTTTCCAACCTGTTCAAGGCCCTTCTTTACATGCAAAACACAGTCATCACAGGTCATGCCATAAACCTTTAATGTTACCTTCATCTTGGTCACCAATTTAGTATTAAATAATTTTATAAATATTATAAAGTAAAAAAAAGTTTACCTATGCAGATTAAATAATAAAGAATGGTTGTCTTTGACAATTTCATGCATATAAGACCATCTGGATGTTTCATTAAGGCTGCGTTGAGATTTAAAATGGCTGGTGGAACGGCACTTAACCTTGTTAATTTCCCGGAACATTATTTATGCAGTAATTATTACGAAAAATTATACAATGAAACAATAAAAACCGGAAAAATGATAGAAGAACACCTTAATGTCATCATAACGCTTGGGCCATATCCGCTGGATTACATATACTTTAAAAATTCTGGAAAAGACCCTTTAAAAGAGATGGTCAATGGTATCGATCTTGCAGTAAAAATTATAAAGGATGGCCATGCTGATGCCCTTGGTGAGATAGGCACACCGCATTTTAATGTCGATGATGATTTTTACAATGTTTGTTTAAAGGTTCTTGATTATGCGCTTGAGGCGTCCAGGGATAACAAAATACCATTAATAATACACAGCGAGGATTTTAACTGCAACGGTTATAAAAATCTTGAGGATAAAATAAAAAGGCTTGGGGATATTAATATAACGGTTAAACACCATGCAAACCCAAATGACATAGGCTGCAATGACTATTTGTATAAATCAATAATAGCCTCCAGGTCAGGAATAAGAAATGCAATAAATTATAAAAAACCGTTCATGATAGAGACAGATTACGTTGACGATAAATCAAAACCAGGTAAGGTGATACCGCCGGAATCTGTACCATTAAGGGCAAGGATGATAAGAAATTCCTATGATAACCATGATGAAATATTAAACATGATCTTTTCCGAGGTACCATACAAAATTTATAAAAAGGATTTTTTTATTGATTAGCAAACTTTTTAATGATATTAAAGATCATTTTCCATGGACAGGGAAAAGTACGATGAGATCATTGAAAATCTCAAGGCCCAGATACTATCCGAGAGAAATTCAAGCAGGATAAATAAGATAGATTCAAACTTTTACAGCGAGATAAGATCGATTAAAATGCAGCTCCAGGAGGAGCAGAAAAAGAACATGCAGGATATAACATTATACATGGATATAACAGGACTCTACGATGAATTGAAAAAGCTTTTTCACTCATTTTATGAATTAAGATTCTCAAAGATTG contains:
- a CDS encoding FAD-dependent oxidoreductase, whose product is MNDYDLGIIGWGAAGFAAAIRASELTYNGMRIALIGNGDLGGTCVNVGCVPSKYLIEASKEYNHALKPRYPGISSSAGVNFHELMSSLRSFVLKSRENKYTNVIKNFHNIDLYRGKASFISKNEVMVNNIKIRATNFIIATGSRPYIPENIKNYITSDDLWSLDEIPKRLAIIGSGAVAMEMAYAFSNFGSDVYVFNRSNHVLKNFDSDINKMLIDHMKGLGVKFIFGDIKEADHDYVISDRKYSGFDKILAATSRVPNIDINLEAASVDYKNGIIVDDHLRTSNKMIYAAGDCVDQRFQLETLAGREGVIAVENILGLDRSIDLINVPWAVFTEPNVASAGYTERELKKYKKRVLYLKNVVKSNILMEDGLVKMLTDDEDHVLGVQIFAPYAAEFIPEAYNIIKNHGKYSDFIEAMHVFPTVSESLKITAQSFIRDVSMMSCCME
- a CDS encoding heavy-metal-associated domain-containing protein; its protein translation is MKVTLKVYGMTCDDCVLHVKKGLEQVGKNVKVSIDGNASLEIDDSIDPYKIPSLEVFSGRYKAQVREIKDE
- a CDS encoding TatD family hydrolase — translated: MVVFDNFMHIRPSGCFIKAALRFKMAGGTALNLVNFPEHYLCSNYYEKLYNETIKTGKMIEEHLNVIITLGPYPLDYIYFKNSGKDPLKEMVNGIDLAVKIIKDGHADALGEIGTPHFNVDDDFYNVCLKVLDYALEASRDNKIPLIIHSEDFNCNGYKNLEDKIKRLGDINITVKHHANPNDIGCNDYLYKSIIASRSGIRNAINYKKPFMIETDYVDDKSKPGKVIPPESVPLRARMIRNSYDNHDEILNMIFSEVPYKIYKKDFFID